From one Bacteroidota bacterium genomic stretch:
- a CDS encoding thiopeptide-type bacteriocin biosynthesis protein: MHHPQQKLMQEIIPFLFILQQVHPGGNLLGRFCHLHPDIEALTNTILQQEEAHQPDAIFAEIVHLPESRIGNILMRPIMRNYEIPYLCGSTLDKDFQIPVTDLLVGIENGNVVLFSKKLKKRVIPRMTNAHNFSMTTLPVYQFLCDLQFQKMKSYGWSWGILDSRPFLPRVSYGKYIISKAKWTITKEDIKECEKKNDNEVLAIFKRIAQQRKLPRYLLLSQGDNELMLDLQNIYCIRLLQAEINKFHSCLLTETFDTIDQSWIKSEEGHYAGEFIFTFNKNSIAQTPVSKDASETRKQIEVQRYFPVGSEWLYVKIYCGTKTAEKVLCEAIKPLTETLLEEGIIDKFFFIRYMDSGNHIRVRFHHASHPDFWKTVIDRLQQMLQPFNDHHSIHNVQIETYQREIERYGLETIEDSENIFYHQSVSILNFISLLEGDEGEHYRWQIALKTLDIILDDFGYDLLRKRDLLKLLHESFSNEFNISGPQQKKISERFTSNKKLIYQLMNSEGEEDENMKMAIDLFRIGDESYKKSIANILHAPSVLNNPNVLNDLLASHLHMFINRMFISKQRKVELVLYDYLLKHYETKVAMQKNKNKAIPTV, encoded by the coding sequence ATGCATCATCCGCAGCAGAAATTGATGCAGGAAATTATACCGTTTTTATTCATCCTCCAGCAGGTCCATCCGGGGGGCAACCTACTTGGTAGATTTTGTCATCTCCACCCTGATATCGAAGCTTTAACTAACACCATTCTTCAGCAAGAGGAAGCACATCAACCCGACGCCATCTTTGCTGAAATCGTTCATTTACCCGAATCACGCATTGGGAATATTCTAATGCGGCCAATTATGAGAAACTATGAGATACCTTACTTATGCGGCTCAACTTTAGACAAGGACTTTCAAATCCCCGTAACTGATCTCTTAGTAGGTATTGAAAACGGCAATGTAGTATTATTTTCTAAAAAACTTAAGAAACGGGTAATTCCCCGCATGACCAATGCACATAATTTTTCAATGACTACATTACCTGTCTATCAATTTCTCTGCGACTTACAATTTCAAAAAATGAAAAGTTATGGCTGGAGTTGGGGAATATTAGACAGTCGTCCCTTCCTACCCAGAGTCAGTTACGGCAAGTACATTATTTCCAAAGCGAAATGGACAATTACAAAAGAAGACATCAAAGAGTGTGAAAAGAAAAATGATAATGAAGTACTGGCCATATTTAAAAGGATAGCTCAACAGCGAAAACTACCTCGTTATTTATTACTATCACAAGGAGATAACGAATTAATGCTTGATTTACAAAACATTTATTGTATCCGATTGCTTCAGGCGGAAATAAATAAATTCCACTCCTGTCTTTTAACGGAAACCTTTGACACAATCGATCAGAGTTGGATCAAGAGTGAGGAAGGGCATTATGCCGGCGAGTTCATTTTCACATTCAATAAAAATAGTATTGCTCAGACTCCCGTCTCTAAAGATGCCTCAGAAACCCGAAAACAAATTGAAGTACAGCGCTACTTTCCGGTTGGTTCAGAATGGCTCTATGTGAAAATATATTGCGGAACGAAAACAGCGGAAAAGGTTTTATGTGAAGCGATCAAACCGCTAACGGAAACATTATTGGAAGAAGGCATCATAGACAAATTCTTCTTTATTCGTTACATGGATTCAGGAAATCATATTCGGGTAAGATTCCATCATGCTAGCCATCCTGATTTCTGGAAAACAGTAATCGATCGTTTACAGCAAATGCTTCAGCCCTTTAATGATCATCATTCCATACATAATGTTCAGATCGAAACCTATCAAAGAGAAATAGAGCGGTATGGACTTGAAACAATTGAAGACAGTGAAAACATCTTTTACCATCAATCCGTCAGCATTCTAAACTTTATATCACTGCTGGAGGGAGATGAAGGCGAACATTATCGCTGGCAAATTGCATTAAAAACCTTAGACATTATTCTTGATGACTTCGGATATGACCTTCTTCGCAAGAGAGATTTATTAAAACTTTTACATGAAAGTTTTTCCAATGAATTTAATATTTCCGGTCCACAGCAGAAAAAAATATCTGAAAGATTTACCAGTAATAAAAAACTAATCTATCAGCTGATGAACAGTGAAGGAGAAGAAGATGAAAACATGAAAATGGCCATTGACCTTTTCCGTATAGGGGATGAATCCTACAAAAAATCAATAGCAAATATACTTCATGCTCCCTCCGTCTTAAACAATCCAAATGTGCTCAATGACCTCCTTGCCAGTCATCTGCATATGTTCATCAACCGCATGTTCATCAGCAAGCAACGTAAAGTGGAACTGGTTCTGTATGATTATTTGTTAAAACATTACGAAACCAAAGTAGCCATGCAAAAGAACAAAAACAAAGCTATTCCGACTGTTTAG
- a CDS encoding lantibiotic dehydratase family protein, translating into MYKIKNYYKEWYQPHAGFLVRNPLYPIEQFFNWTKLVDEHPEDNKEWLKKSLQEFYRQPIVKEALYIASPDLHEQLLLWLDDKIEKADKREKTELSLAKYMIRMCTRCTPYGLFASCSLGEINDNTSIELNNRSSIIRHGRIDMDYAGQALSHLLEKPEINQQLRFFPNSSLYPLGDNYRYVEHRFTLESGRSYHLVQIAKSIYLDKIIEAARAGLSARELAAIITDNEVSSEEALGFLNELISNQVLISDLEPNVTGEEYFKTLVKKLKQLDNTEEYVKHFENVNKEFEQIKTGTGDKNIYYGNIVSHLRNLEIPVHLKTLIQIDSYRPTLHCKINKRVCDDLLYESSLIQLLANSSEINDIFRDFKNAFMDRYEGQWIPLVEVLDTESGIGYGKFSTSGLEESPLIDKLPIGEGNNSYQTSSGSDVDNFKWQLYQEAITQQKTELIIDDATIERLSKSELKPNGLPDSVYLMSRIHASSAAEIDAGNYTVFIHPPAGPSGGQPTW; encoded by the coding sequence ATGTATAAAATAAAAAATTACTATAAAGAGTGGTATCAGCCTCATGCAGGATTCCTTGTTCGCAACCCGCTCTATCCGATCGAACAGTTCTTCAACTGGACAAAATTAGTGGATGAACATCCTGAAGATAATAAGGAATGGTTAAAAAAATCATTACAGGAATTCTACCGACAGCCTATTGTCAAAGAAGCACTCTACATTGCCTCACCTGATTTGCATGAACAATTGCTTTTATGGTTAGACGATAAAATTGAAAAAGCGGATAAACGAGAAAAAACGGAACTTTCGCTTGCGAAGTACATGATCAGGATGTGTACACGCTGTACTCCATATGGACTTTTTGCCTCTTGTTCCCTGGGCGAAATCAATGACAATACTTCCATTGAACTGAATAACAGATCATCCATCATTCGACATGGTCGAATAGACATGGATTATGCCGGCCAGGCTTTGTCCCATCTGTTAGAAAAGCCGGAAATAAATCAGCAACTTCGCTTTTTTCCAAACTCGTCACTATATCCCCTGGGCGACAATTACCGATATGTGGAGCATCGCTTTACGCTTGAATCCGGAAGAAGCTATCATCTGGTTCAAATTGCTAAATCCATCTATCTTGATAAAATAATCGAAGCTGCCAGAGCTGGACTTTCAGCACGGGAACTAGCTGCCATCATCACCGATAATGAAGTTTCATCCGAAGAAGCGCTTGGCTTCCTGAATGAGTTAATCAGCAACCAGGTTTTAATCAGTGATCTGGAACCCAATGTCACAGGAGAGGAGTATTTCAAAACTCTCGTGAAAAAATTAAAACAATTAGATAATACCGAAGAGTATGTTAAACACTTCGAAAATGTAAACAAAGAATTTGAACAGATAAAAACCGGAACCGGCGATAAAAATATCTACTATGGTAATATTGTCAGTCATCTTCGAAATTTAGAAATACCTGTTCATTTAAAGACATTGATTCAAATAGACAGCTATCGTCCAACGCTGCATTGTAAAATAAATAAAAGAGTATGTGATGATCTTCTCTACGAAAGCAGTCTGATTCAACTGCTGGCCAACTCATCTGAAATAAATGACATATTCAGAGATTTCAAAAATGCCTTTATGGACCGCTACGAAGGTCAATGGATACCTTTGGTTGAAGTTCTGGATACTGAATCCGGCATTGGCTATGGTAAATTTTCTACAAGTGGACTGGAAGAATCACCACTCATTGATAAATTACCAATCGGTGAGGGAAATAATTCCTATCAAACAAGTAGTGGATCAGACGTAGATAATTTCAAATGGCAGCTCTATCAGGAAGCCATTACTCAGCAAAAAACAGAATTGATAATTGACGACGCTACAATTGAAAGATTATCAAAAAGCGAATTAAAGCCGAACGGACTTCCTGATTCCGTATATCTGATGAGTCGAATTCATGCATCATCCGCAGCAGAAATTGATGCAGGAAATTATACCGTTTTTATTCATCCTCCAGCAGGTCCATCCGGGGGGCAACCTACTTGGTAG
- a CDS encoding lanthionine synthetase C family protein translates to MTTILPQPILSSTTHTDIEKQIKQIAEDLILRKDRIKDVGLLSGKCGITLLFAYLSKVYSDPAYTTVTFDLLEQLGESLANEELDHNISSGLTGIAFVFQHLRNMNIIDKSEDLNLGEIDEFIGRGIDYDFATENWDPLHGMTGLGIYFLERNKETGDTIYLEKIVDHLSKMRRNEGPYKLWMTKGFGRFSNDNFNFGMAHGMPGIISFLAQVYERGIKQAEIKEMLENSIPYLLENEFEPENACRYPFSIDVKNPAVPIAKFSRLGWCYGDLSLALMLIHSGRALKNAAWTDKGLDIALQTTKRDFENSGCDDAPFCHGTTGLIHQYHRLFKATGNTAFKQAADKWYEETIKHFYKPTSSSSGYFFYTYDLETDQQIAVVNDGLLEGNAGIALIYLSYIYQITPEWDIIFLTNV, encoded by the coding sequence ATGACAACAATACTACCCCAACCCATTTTATCTTCAACAACTCATACAGATATTGAGAAACAAATAAAACAAATTGCGGAAGATCTGATCCTTCGAAAAGACAGGATAAAGGATGTCGGACTACTTAGCGGTAAATGCGGTATAACCCTTCTTTTCGCCTATTTGTCGAAAGTATATTCAGACCCCGCTTACACGACAGTTACATTTGATTTACTCGAGCAATTAGGAGAATCATTGGCTAATGAAGAACTGGATCACAATATATCATCCGGCTTAACCGGAATTGCATTTGTGTTTCAGCACCTCAGAAACATGAATATTATTGATAAATCCGAAGATCTTAATTTAGGTGAAATTGACGAGTTCATTGGTCGGGGTATTGACTACGATTTCGCCACTGAAAACTGGGATCCTCTACACGGCATGACAGGTCTTGGTATTTATTTTCTTGAAAGAAATAAAGAAACCGGGGATACGATTTATCTTGAAAAAATAGTGGATCATTTGTCAAAAATGAGAAGGAATGAAGGGCCATATAAACTTTGGATGACGAAAGGGTTTGGAAGATTTAGCAACGATAATTTTAATTTCGGGATGGCACATGGGATGCCGGGGATTATCTCCTTTTTGGCACAAGTCTATGAGAGAGGAATTAAACAAGCGGAAATTAAAGAAATGCTGGAAAATTCAATTCCGTACCTATTGGAAAATGAATTTGAACCGGAAAACGCGTGTCGCTATCCGTTCAGCATTGATGTGAAAAATCCTGCTGTTCCCATCGCAAAGTTCTCCCGTCTGGGCTGGTGCTATGGAGACCTATCACTTGCTCTTATGTTGATTCATAGTGGTCGAGCCCTGAAGAATGCGGCATGGACAGATAAAGGACTTGACATTGCACTTCAGACGACGAAAAGGGATTTTGAAAATTCCGGCTGCGATGATGCACCTTTTTGTCATGGCACTACCGGTTTAATTCACCAATACCATCGTTTATTTAAAGCTACCGGTAACACAGCATTTAAACAAGCAGCGGATAAATGGTATGAAGAGACGATAAAACATTTCTATAAACCAACCTCGTCTTCATCCGGCTATTTCTTCTACACCTACGACCTGGAAACAGATCAGCAAATAGCTGTAGTCAACGATGGTCTCCTTGAAGGGAATGCAGGAATTGCATTGATATACTTATCTTACATCTACCAAATCACACCCGAGTGGGACATAATATTTTTAACCAATGTATAA
- a CDS encoding response regulator transcription factor codes for MNSEFKTIIVDNDKYCIQILETLIQENFPDLKIDATFTDPQKARVHLKEKECDLLLLDVQMPKMNGFELLESIGPFKGDVIFVTAFDKFAVEAFKYHALHYLVKPVRLNDLKEAVKRLTKQTPVNEEKKEEINQNAIQLKSVLNKVGLHTMQGLVFVEIADIIRCEADGSYTTLYIKKDKFLSSKNLRYFENLLSDRGFYRIHASHLININHIRKVVRGEGAYVLMNDDSHLTISRRKKSEFFNQFG; via the coding sequence ATGAACTCTGAATTTAAAACAATTATTGTTGATAATGACAAGTATTGCATCCAGATCCTTGAAACCCTTATTCAGGAAAACTTCCCTGATCTTAAAATTGATGCCACCTTTACAGATCCCCAAAAGGCAAGAGTGCATTTGAAAGAAAAAGAATGCGATCTCCTGCTATTGGATGTTCAAATGCCTAAAATGAATGGCTTTGAACTATTGGAGAGCATTGGTCCTTTTAAGGGTGATGTCATTTTTGTTACCGCTTTTGATAAATTTGCTGTAGAAGCATTTAAATACCATGCACTTCACTATCTGGTGAAACCTGTAAGGTTAAACGATCTGAAGGAAGCGGTAAAACGACTGACGAAACAAACGCCTGTAAATGAAGAAAAGAAAGAAGAGATTAATCAGAATGCCATTCAGCTAAAATCCGTACTAAATAAAGTGGGACTGCATACGATGCAAGGTCTGGTTTTTGTAGAAATCGCTGATATTATTCGATGCGAAGCAGATGGTTCCTACACGACATTGTATATTAAAAAAGATAAATTTCTCTCTTCCAAGAACCTACGCTACTTCGAAAATTTATTAAGTGACAGAGGATTTTACCGAATACATGCCTCACATCTGATAAATATAAATCATATCAGAAAAGTGGTTCGTGGAGAAGGAGCCTATGTATTGATGAATGATGACAGCCACCTCACCATCTCCCGCCGTAAAAAAAGTGAATTTTTTAATCAATTCGGTTGA
- a CDS encoding tetratricopeptide repeat protein, whose translation MNRGLKYLLLSALSMLIFYSSASAQKFNIDSLETILKTQGKDTFRINTLNLLSELLLFNTDSLERGKLMAQEALRLSQTLIKSADSINARALRKKEGDAYNNLGYHADRLDEFENSLDYYFKSLAIRKELGLKRQSAGSLNNIAVIYLNKGKFEDALKYVLEALKINEEIGNIAWAARNHSVIGRLQNEMNHYQEALDSYKSALKLFTEKGDRKAIATSNINIGNCYLNLKNNASAITHFKIALDIPELRNRDKVFAYNGLGNILLKKDSLEEALNYYLLASDIFDEVPDREGYEDVNINIGKIYTRKGQFDLAERYFLNALNYGKKIESNITIRNSLDHLSRWAAAKEDYKKAFEYQSEYLLLKDSLLNQENNKAVNELKLIYDTEKKDNEIKLLEKEKSLRDLRVSQQEQLLYISKYKDSQQQAQLELAEEKQKLSYLEANQLSTELSNQKLQKEKFLAENTILLKDQVLKTTSLIRQKQYRNAAIIFSCLVLFIAFLLYSRYTSKKKYSEILENKNLIIEKEKLNAIKSEEYKSQFLANMSHEIRTPLHAITGMINVLREKDPRDDQKAYLNVMSKSSESLIGILNNVLDLSKIEAGKIVFEKNVFSPEECLRNVTNILHAGASDKNLVLETQLINLPDRVIGDEVRLTQILINIISNAIKFTEKGGVYITCKSTPGSSREKDKLALTFSIRDTGIGIESPYLSSVFEKFVQADASTTRKFGGTGLGLSISKQLVELQNGTIEVKSERGKGSEFIISIPYSVAGIEDAIVLENYKLKAVALNGISILYAEDNQYNQIVARETLAYVAEGISIDMAENGKIAIEKLQNTNYDIILMDLQMPVMDGYQAATYIRNNLTTPKNRIPIIAVSANATHEEKLKCINAGMNDYLPKPFHPKDIVDVLVKALQTTHKI comes from the coding sequence ATGAATCGGGGTTTAAAATATTTATTGCTTTCTGCCCTTAGTATGTTAATATTTTATTCATCAGCTTCTGCACAGAAATTTAATATTGATTCACTTGAGACAATACTAAAAACACAAGGAAAAGATACATTCCGAATCAACACGCTTAACTTACTTAGTGAATTGTTGCTTTTTAATACGGACAGTCTGGAACGGGGTAAATTAATGGCGCAAGAAGCACTCCGGTTATCCCAAACTTTGATAAAATCTGCCGACAGTATTAACGCAAGAGCACTTCGAAAAAAAGAGGGAGATGCTTATAATAATTTGGGATATCATGCAGATCGTTTGGACGAATTTGAGAATTCTCTCGACTACTATTTTAAATCTCTTGCCATTAGAAAGGAACTTGGATTAAAACGTCAATCTGCGGGTTCTTTGAATAATATTGCTGTCATCTATTTAAACAAGGGAAAATTCGAAGATGCACTAAAATATGTACTGGAAGCACTCAAAATAAATGAAGAAATAGGAAACATAGCATGGGCGGCAAGAAATCATTCTGTAATCGGGCGATTGCAGAATGAGATGAATCATTATCAGGAGGCACTCGATTCCTATAAAAGTGCTTTGAAATTATTTACAGAAAAGGGAGATAGAAAAGCAATAGCAACGTCGAATATAAATATTGGAAATTGCTACCTGAACTTGAAAAACAATGCATCTGCAATAACACATTTCAAAATAGCTTTAGACATACCCGAATTAAGAAACAGAGATAAAGTATTTGCTTACAATGGACTTGGCAATATCTTATTGAAAAAAGATAGTTTAGAGGAAGCGCTCAACTATTATTTACTTGCAAGTGACATTTTTGATGAAGTACCGGACAGGGAGGGTTATGAAGATGTGAATATTAACATAGGAAAAATATATACCCGGAAAGGTCAATTTGATCTTGCAGAAAGATATTTTCTGAACGCACTAAACTACGGTAAAAAAATAGAAAGTAATATTACTATTCGAAATAGTCTCGATCATCTTTCGCGATGGGCAGCCGCTAAAGAAGATTACAAAAAAGCTTTTGAATACCAAAGTGAATATCTTTTATTAAAAGACAGCTTACTTAATCAGGAAAACAATAAAGCGGTCAATGAATTAAAACTCATATACGACACAGAAAAAAAGGACAATGAAATTAAATTGCTGGAAAAGGAAAAATCGCTTCGCGATTTAAGAGTTAGTCAGCAAGAGCAACTTCTTTATATAAGCAAATACAAAGATTCACAGCAGCAAGCACAACTTGAACTCGCTGAAGAAAAACAAAAACTATCTTATTTAGAAGCGAACCAACTTAGTACAGAATTATCGAATCAAAAATTACAAAAGGAAAAATTTCTAGCTGAGAACACCATATTACTTAAAGACCAGGTGCTAAAAACGACTAGTCTAATACGACAAAAACAATATCGGAATGCTGCCATCATTTTCAGCTGCTTAGTACTATTCATAGCGTTTCTTCTCTATAGCCGCTATACTTCAAAAAAGAAATACTCCGAAATCCTGGAAAATAAAAATCTGATTATTGAAAAGGAAAAGCTAAATGCCATAAAAAGTGAAGAGTACAAAAGTCAGTTTCTGGCCAATATGAGTCATGAAATAAGAACCCCACTTCATGCGATCACCGGAATGATCAATGTATTGCGCGAGAAAGACCCTCGTGATGATCAAAAGGCATACTTAAATGTGATGAGCAAATCATCTGAAAGCCTCATAGGAATATTAAATAATGTGCTGGATCTATCAAAAATCGAGGCCGGCAAAATTGTGTTTGAGAAAAACGTATTCTCTCCTGAGGAATGCCTACGCAATGTAACGAACATTCTACATGCAGGAGCCAGTGATAAGAATCTCGTTTTAGAAACGCAATTAATAAATCTTCCTGATAGGGTTATTGGTGATGAAGTACGCCTAACCCAAATACTCATAAATATTATCAGCAACGCCATTAAATTCACTGAAAAGGGAGGCGTTTATATTACCTGCAAATCAACACCAGGAAGTAGTCGGGAGAAAGATAAATTAGCCTTAACTTTTAGCATTCGGGATACAGGAATTGGAATTGAGAGCCCTTATCTATCTTCCGTATTCGAGAAATTTGTTCAGGCTGATGCCAGTACAACCAGGAAGTTTGGCGGAACAGGTCTGGGTTTGAGCATTTCAAAACAACTCGTAGAACTCCAGAATGGCACAATCGAAGTGAAGAGTGAAAGAGGGAAAGGGAGTGAGTTTATCATTAGTATCCCCTATTCTGTAGCAGGAATTGAAGATGCTATCGTCCTCGAGAATTACAAATTAAAAGCTGTTGCCCTCAACGGAATATCGATCCTCTATGCAGAAGACAACCAGTATAATCAAATAGTAGCACGAGAAACGCTGGCCTATGTTGCCGAAGGTATCTCCATTGACATGGCTGAAAACGGGAAAATAGCGATTGAAAAATTGCAAAACACTAACTATGATATCATTTTAATGGATTTGCAAATGCCTGTGATGGACGGTTATCAGGCCGCAACTTATATTAGAAATAATTTAACAACCCCTAAAAACAGAATTCCAATTATTGCAGTTTCAGCAAACGCTACACACGAGGAAAAATTGAAATGTATTAACGCCGGCATGAATGACTATCTTCCAAAGCCATTCCATCCAAAGGATATAGTGGATGTACTTGTGAAAGCACTTCAAACAACTCATAAAATTTAA
- a CDS encoding copper resistance protein NlpE N-terminal domain-containing protein, protein MKTNYLGITLIFSILFISCDRNTRNATVTVDTVATDFFQSLDASAVKITYEGTLPCADCEGILTTLSITPDSSLFTLTEVYKGKIDGDSILERSGKYNEVSGSDTSYTYLEFIFNNNSEKLFYRQSGDSTISKLDQFGNIIPSSLNYTLRRI, encoded by the coding sequence ATGAAAACAAATTATCTGGGAATTACGCTGATCTTTAGTATTCTTTTTATTTCCTGTGATAGAAACACGAGAAATGCGACTGTTACCGTTGACACTGTAGCTACGGATTTCTTTCAGAGCCTCGATGCCAGTGCGGTTAAAATTACCTATGAGGGGACATTGCCCTGCGCCGATTGTGAAGGTATATTAACTACATTGAGTATAACACCTGACAGTTCGCTTTTTACTTTAACTGAAGTCTATAAAGGAAAAATAGATGGTGATTCTATTTTGGAACGTTCAGGAAAATATAATGAAGTTTCCGGAAGTGACACCTCCTATACTTATCTGGAGTTTATTTTCAATAACAACTCAGAAAAGCTATTTTACAGACAATCCGGGGATTCTACGATTTCTAAATTAGATCAGTTTGGAAATATTATTCCCAGCTCCTTGAATTATACATTGAGGAGAATTTAA